GGGGCATccctgcagtggggcaggggagCTGAATGGGGCATGGCGGGGCACTGCCACCACTGCACAGAGACCATGGGGCAGGAGCGCCCTGTTGGGGAGTGCCAATCTGGGGCTCACCCCAAATCCTGGAAAAAGAGCTGGGGCTGCATGGGGCTCTCCAGCATTGAAAATagggctttaacctgccagaggggagactgagatgagctcttaggcagaagctcttccctgtgagggtgctgaggtgctggcacagggtgctcagagaagctgtggctgccccatccctggcagtgctcaaggccaggttggacacaggggcttagagcaagctgctccaggggaaggggtccctgcccatggcaggggatggagctggatgagctttaaggtctcttctgttccattctaggattctatgaataatataaggaataaaagaataaatacagaaaattgaaGGAAGGGCTGCTGCCATTTGGGGTTTCCTTGTGTGGCACAGctcaggggaggaggggagagttttccttttctgccctAAGAAACCTTTATTTCCTTCCACTGCAATTAATGGCAAAGGCTCCATAGTCTGCAATCTCTGCAGCCAGTGCCAGTGCTGGCAAAAAACCTAAAATAGGCCACGAGAGAGTTTGCATTGGAGCACTTGCAATGTagaaatctctgtgccattggAAGGCTGGGCTTGagtgggtttgggggtttttggtttcAAATATGTGATCAAAATCACACGGAATGAAGCACAATGAAGGGTGGGCACAGGCTGAGACTATCATCAGAGCATCAGCACAGGGTTTTGTCCTCCAGGGGGAAGGAGAACCAGGCTAAATGAGTCAGCCTGGGCTCAGAGGCTCTATTGGCTGTTCTTAGAGAGGAGTCGCAGGGAAGGCCACTAGCATGGGGATCTATGTTGGGGTGCTGCAAGCTGTGAGGGTAAGATGTGGGATGAGGCAGGTTCTCCCATCCCAGCACCACCCAAGAAAGCACAAATATTCTCCATCTTGATGTTAAAAGGGCTAATGTTTGTGATGATGATTTGGGGCCCAATGAACAGCCTGTGTTGGCATCACTGGCCACAGGCGCATTTCAGCATCATTGTGAAGTTAAGGAGGGAGCAAGGTGGGACTGAAGCAGTTCTGGTAGAGGGAAGAACCGCTTGGGGTGGTTTCCCGCCCCAGCTCTGACCCACAGCAAGGGAAGAAGGTGAAGCAGGTGGCGGATGTGTCTGGTAGGTCTCCATAAGGCAGCTTTTCTCCACAGCAGAGTTGTCCCAGCCCTCAGGCCTTTTTTGTGGGTTCCTGTTGATCCACTCCACCAGGTCCATGTGTGTCTTGTGTTGGAGAACCCCAAGATGGACACAGAACTCCAGGGGGTTTcaggagggcagagcagagggggacCATTCCCtgccttgacctgctgctcacgctgctggtgatgcaACCCAGGAGACACTTGGCTTTATGGGCTGTAAGTGCACATTGATGGGTCATGTCCCATTTGTCACCCACCAGtattctgcagctctttgcagGGCGGCTCTCCCATCCATCCATACATCCGTCCATCCATTCCTCTGTCCATTCATCCATGATGGATGAGGGGATGCACAGGGCACTGGGCATGCCTCCATGGTGGGAGGAAGGCTGGTTTTCCAGTCCACTGGATGGAAGTAAAATGAAGCCTAAGGGGAAGCCAGAAATGCAAGTAGTGGGCACAGAGgacagggctgggctgagcacacccacagcacccagacTGTTGAGCTTACTTAGGGTGTCAGGTGAGGATGCTCACGGTGATGAAGGCATCAGGGCCAGAGATGCCCATGGGATGTCCTGGGAGGCCCTGAGAGCTCAGTGATGTGCCTAGTACcacacagcccagccctgcagggtGCCAGGGGCAGGTCCAGCCCCATGCTCTGGGCTGTGTGTCACAGCAAGCACCCAGGAGCACCCCAGCACACTTCCCTGTGCTAGGGCCAGCCCTACATGAGTGCTGGTGCCCTCCCAAACTGCCAGCACCACTCCTGTGcaccctccctgctgctgctcggGATTTGTGGGCAGCTGGATTTGGGGGTCCCAAGAAGAGCCATCAGGCACTCTGTCCTGTGCCAGCTCAGTTCAACAGCACTATGTGCAAGATAGTGGGGTGCAGGGGGTATGCAGGCCACAATAAGGGATTGCAGGGAGGAATAATGGGGTGATACCCACTGGAAGGCAGCTCATCCACCCAGATGCCACTCTGCCTGCCCTCCCAGTGAAACCACACTAGGGTAAACTGGGCATTGGTACTCACAGGGCCTAGTGCCTGCGTGTCCCCCAGCAGAGGGCTCACCCCAGCGTGAGGTTGCAGGGATGCCCAGGGGCAGCATTCCATCCCTGGGTCAGGCTCTGCACCCCcatccaccaccaccccccaacCCTCCCATACCAATTCCCATCACAGCCCAAAAACAGCAATACCCAGGGCTATGTGACCCCAAGGCAGTGTATGAGAAGGTGATGAGccagctgcaggcaggtggCGAACCTCATCCTTTTGTTCCCCTTTCACCTGCAGATCTGGGTCCCAAAAGGTCTCCCACCCCAAGCTGGGTACCCCAGTAGGTGCAGCACATGCCCCTTCCCGTACCCATTTTGAGCCTTTGCCAGGGAAACAGGAGCCAGGAGCAAGAGGCCACACCACTGGCCCCCATCAGCCCCCatccttgcctgcctgcctggggccATAGGGTGCCCAGCACCCACATGGAAGCAACTCAAGGTGTCAGACAAGGTGGGTCAGCCATATTTATTGTGAATGGTTGTGGAGggataaaaatatttccactaGCTCTATAAGAATTTATAAACCTACATTCAGCTTATTCTTTAATAAATGCCTCTATGACCATCATGCAAAGGTAGGTACTTCTGTAATAAAATAGCaaggttaaaaaaaggaaagtgctAATAGACCCTGTGGGGCCCTGCtcaaggggtccctgcccacggGGGTCAAGGGACCCTCCTGTGGCACAGGGACATGGGTGGCACATGCCAGATGCTGCCCCAGCACCATGCAGTATCCGCTTTGAGCCTTGACCAGACACAGCCCCCCTCAGCCAAGCTGCCTGGGTGCAAACCCCACACCATGGGGTGAACACACCCAGGGGACCCCAGCAATCCCACTGCTCATGgttctgcctctgctctgcagcctcacCATCCCCTTTCATCTTTCCCTGTACCTGGGGAGGTGAGCAGAAGGCTGGCAGGGAGGGTTCAGGTCCATCTCCACAGTCACTGGCCAGGGCTCACACTGGGGCCACGCAGCAGTGCTTTGCCAGAGAGCAGTGCAGATATAGACATCCTGGGGGGGAAACACAGGGACAAgatgcagggctctgcagggcagctaCATGGGTGAGGACATCTTGGGGGAACACAGGCACGTGACATTAGTACTCTATGGGAAAGCAACACAGATGGGGACACTCTGTGGGGTGACAcactgcagtgctctgcagagcagcaacacagaTGGGGACACACAGCAGTGATTTCCTGGGAAGCAATATAAATGGGGACATCCTTGGGGGACACAGTGATGCTCTGCCGGGAAGCAGCTGGGACAGGGCCGTCCTAGGGCCACACAGAGACACCACAGACAAATAGGTGGCACGAGGGGCTGAAACACCAGTGAGGGACAATGCTGTTGCTGCAGGTCAGGAAGCACCACCAGGACAGTCATTATTGCTTTACAGGGCAAACATAACAGGGGGCCAGTCTGGGGACCTGGCCTCTAATTTAAGGTTCTAGGAGCTTCCTCTGGGGAATGTGATTCCCCAGTGCTCTCCATCCGCGGCCCTTCCCAACACCAAGGGACATGGGGTGCTCCCAAGGGGCAGTGCTCAGAGGGGACAAGGTCCCTGTCACAGACATGGGACTGGACACTGCTGAGCTTCAGTTTGTCCTCACACCAGTGCTGGACAGGAGGCAGCCAAGGGGGTCTGAGTACCGGCTGCCACCCATGCCAGGACAGTGGCTGCCCCTTCACCCGCTTGGTCGCCTGCAGTCCTCAGGAACTGCTGACCCTCTGCTCCAGCCAAAGCCAGGGGGAAGCAGCCCCATCCTCCCCTCAGCAAGGCAGCTCAGTCAACCCCATCCACCTCCTCTTCCCTGAAGCCTGGGCCAAGCTCAGCATAAAGGCCGTAAGCAGAGAGGCTGGAGGTAACACAGGGACAAGAGACAGACATAACATGAGCAGCTGATGTCTCTCTCTCCAGAGCTGTGGGGGAAACAGGGAAAGCCAAAGCTCAGGAGAAAAAGCTGTCCCCACCCTGAGGCAAGGTGATCAGCAATCTGGCCAGGCCAAGGGACCTCCAGACTGCATTCGTTGTCCCCTCACTGTCCCCATGGGATGGATGCTGGTTGGTTGGATAAGGCAATACCACAGCAGCTTAAGGTGGCAGATGCAGTCAGTGTTGTACTGCGTCTTGCAGCAGGGTCAGGGTAGGATGGAGAGTGATGCAAATGTTTCTGATTTGGGgcacaaggaggaggaggaggaggaaaaaggagttAGTGTGAGTCCTTCATCTGCTTCTGGATCttctggagcatctcctgcatGCGCCGCAGctggaagggagcagagaaagGATCGCTGGGGGGCGCTGGTACTCTCCCACCTACGCCAGCTGCCGTGCAAACGTATTTGAGTCGAGCAGCCCAAGCAGATTGGGATCACCAAGAGCTGGGCCgcgggggaagggaggaggaaggcggAACCCTTTGATGCTCCTCCTTCACTTCCTCATCCTGgcctgaagagcagcagctgctgggttGCTGCAGAAAGGGTGGCCCCTGGCAGCTATGCCATCCCTGGGGATAGGGACATGGATTGATCAGGGGGGCTCAGTCCTACCCCACACTCACCTCCTCATCCTTCTCCCGAATGAGCTTTTCTGTCTCTGCATCTGGTACCGAGGGGATGACAGGTATGGGGAAATCTGTCCCACTCTCCCGTGTCAgcttgctgcaggcagagaaagGAGGTAAGTATGCTGCCACATGGACATTCCACCATAGGTGCTGCAACCATGGAGATCCCAAACGTTGCAGGTACCCAGCACCCACCCACACAGACCCTGAGCCCCCAGCCAGCATCACACTGGGTCATTTTCCAGGCAGGGGCAATAGGAGCAGTTCCAGGCATTCCCTCCAAACCTCAGCACTACCCTGACCTGCCATGTGCCAGTTTAGGAGGCACCACCACAGCAGTGGGTGCCAGGGACCACCTAAGACATGGATCTTTCTCTATGCTCCTCCCAGTTTGGGAAGGATCCTGATGGGTGTTCAAGCTGGGATCAGACTCTCCTTACCCAGTATTTCCTCCGTTGCTTTTAAAGAGTCTTCAACTTGGCATCTCCCTTCTCtcccacagccccagccctgccctagGATGGACTCCCATGGCACCCTACTGCCCAGCCAGCCCCAAGGATGCTCAAAACCCCTTTTCCCAAGCATCAGCTCCCATCAGCCCAACGCTGCTGGAGGAAGCTGTTGGCATCCACCTGGGACCATCCCACTGCGCAGGACTGCAGCCAACACAATCGATAGCTTCTCCCATGTTAACAGCATGTTAACCAGCTCTCTCAGATGAATCCCTGTGGATGTCACGTGCTACCTCAGCGGGTGACAGTATGGGTGGGACAGTGCCATAGCAGCTGGCAGGGATCACACATGCCACCACGTGCCACTGCCACATGCCACTGCTGGTGCAAGGGGGTGATGGACATAGTGGACGTTGCTGGGTGGGTGGGCAACCCCAGCCCTGGAAGGTCCTGTTGTGCTGGGGGGACTTTGCCAGCAAGGGAGGGGGCTTGGCCATGGtttgagctgctttggaagtcaCTGCCTGTTGTCACAGCTCTTCACCATGGGGTCACCCAGCAGAGCACATCAAGCTCCTTCTATCCCTGGCAGCAAGGCAAGGCTTGACCTGGACACTGACAATGGGACAAGTAGCTTCACCAGCCCAGGGCAGACTGTCTGCCACTGCCTCCTGCACCTCAAAATCACACCCCCACAGGAGGTTAGTACAATGGGGTACCTGCCCTGCAGCCCTTCCCTTGAACAGCCTTTGGCTGGGAAAAGCTAGGTGCCACCAGACAGTAACATATCCTCCCAACCCCACCTTACTGGGTGAGACAGGGCAATGCCACCAGCACACAGAGTCCTCACAGCACCACCGGGGGTGCTGGCACCCCAGGGGTAATTTGTGTGGCCAGCAGGTGGGTGGCCACATAGCTGCCTGGCCCTTGCATGGGCACAGAAGAACAAAGACAGCGTTGGGTACCAGCAAGTACTTTATATGGAGGCCAGAGGGGTGGACATGGGGGAGGACAGCGGGGGCCCAGCATGGCTCAGTCGGCAGAGCagtcagcacagcacagcctcagtgCTGAGGGATGCTGCCTTCTCCGGCGGCACATATGGAGAGACCAGCTTAGAGGCACCTGCAGCCACCGCCAGCCTCCCACcgccagcactgctgcttcgGCCCCCCACACCCCACAGAGCCTCCAACTTTCTCCCAcactgctccagccccacaaAGCAGGGTCCCTCGTGGGACCCTCCAGCCAAGGGGTGGCTAAAGAGGGTGTGAATGACATGAACCCAGCACCAGCTGCTTGCCTGGCTCTACAGGAGTGGGATGCAGGGTCCCCCTCACTGCTGAAGCAACCCCCAAGGCACAACCAGCCACAGGGGACTTAGGTTCCCCTTTGCTGCTGGAGGAtccccccagccctgggggGCTGTGCAGGGTCCCCCCACCACTGCCATAGTATTCCCCCCACAAAGCCAGCCCTATGGGGTTTCCCCTCACTACTGAAGCATCCCCCTAAGATAGACCCAGCCTTAAAGGGGACACAAGGTCCCACTGCCAGAGCATCCTCCCCCAGCCAGACCCAGCCAAGTGGCACAGGGAGGGTCCCCCAACACACTGGGGTTCCCCACAACGCCGATAGGCTTTCTTACCCAGCCTTCCATGCTGCCCAGCATGGACCCACACAAAATCCCAACCCACCAAGATCACCACTTGCAATGGGCTGGGGTCACCCCAAAGACAGGAGAtgccacccccaccccccagcctGGAACCCCACTCCTTGTCCCTTACTTGCGGTTCCTCTCCTTCACTACCATGCGGGTCATGCTCTGGATGCACTGCCTGCGGTAATTCTCATAGTGGATGTCCTGCGTCACATCCTTGAGGTCCTGCATGTGGGTCCTCACCAGCATTGTCCGTAGCTTCACGAAATCAGAGTGGGATGGGTTCTCCACTGCAGGGGAGCCCGAGGTCAGGGGTCACAGCCAGTCCCCCACATTCCCCCAAAGGCCCCAGGACTGAGCAACGTGGAGATGGGGCAcgccatgtccccatccccagtggGACACTGGGGACACAGCTCAGCATTACCTTCCACAATGCCCCAGGGATAGAGGCGCCCACGGATGCGCCGGCCTTTGGCTTCCACCACCGTGTTGCTGCCGATGACAGCAAAGGGaatgctgtcctgcaggaggatGGCAGGGATTAGCAGAGCTTGGTCTACCATAGCCCACAGCCCTCCACACACTTCTCGGCAGAATCCAGAACCCATTTGCCAAGATATCCCAGAGCCCTGGCTACAGAGAGCCCCAGGTGGGATGGCAAGAGTTGCAACAATGGGTTTCTccaccccagccccatcccaccaaGCTGCAGGAGGCACATGTGGGGTCTTTGCTGATGCATCCTGATCATGCAACATGTACCGACCCCATCATGTGGGGGTGCTGGAGAGCTTGCGTGGCCCCAGAGAGTGCTAAGGGTACCCCAGATTGACATCTCCTCCTGGCCTTGGGGCTCTGCCCCTCCAAGAATGGAGCTGGTGGAACCTGACCCACCTTCAATGCCTGGTCCTGCAGCTTGAATTCCTCATCCTCATCTGAGTCACACTCAGGGAACTGGTAGAGTCGGATGCCATAGTGGTCAATGTCCTCACGGATCTGGAGGCAGACAGCCCCACTGAGGGCAAGGCTCTGGCCCTCGGAAATGGTGTGAGAAGCACCACCAGTGTCCTCCAAGCAAATACAAGACCCTGTTCCACCCAAACCCTTACAGCCTGCAGCTGAGCACCAAGGAGACGTGTCCTATATTGGTGGCTATATTGGCAACAGAGTCCTCTACGATGCTGAGAACATGGAGGATCCTCCATGTCAAAGTCTGGGCAGGGGACTGAGAAAGCCCCCAGCTGAGTGGGACAGGGCCACTAGCCCCAgtgcagccccttccccagggaCCTGTTGGGCTGACCTCCCCTCACCTTGTTCTTCATGCGCTGCACCTCTGTCGGAGTCAGGGTGTCAGCCTTGGCCAACACAGGCACAATGTTCACCCGCTGGTGCAGGGCTCTCATGAACTCCACATCCAGGGGCCGGAGCCTGTGGGGGGGAATCCAGTGAGCACCATTCCACCAAGTCCCTTCCCGAGCACCCCTACCTCATCTGCGTGGGCAGGGGCTGCTTGTACCCATGGCCATAGGGCGAGATGAAGTAGATGCAGCAGTGGACACGATTGTCCTGGATGTTCTTCCTGTTGAGGCCACTTTCATCACGGAAATACTGCTCAAACTGCTGGTCAATGTAGTCAGCCACCGGCTTCCAGCTGTGGAGACAGGGAGGTGACTGTGGGATCTTCAGGGTTCCCTGAACCCCCAGCTCAACACATCCCATAGCTCAAACATCGCAGCCTGATGACCCTTGGGCATCCCACCCTCAGAGGCAATCCCTGGGGAGACCTTCCACAGCACGTACCACTCAGTGTTGTTGACGGCATCACCAAAGCCTGGCGTGTCCACAATGGTCAGGCGCAACTTGACGCCCTTCTCCTCAATGTCCACCATGTGCTTGATGATCTCCACTGTCTGTGTGATGCGCTCTGCAGCGGCAGGAGACACATGAACAGTGGTAATGGGGAGGGCACCTCGGTTGACAGGCGATGGGAGTgatgcagggagatgctgcagccCCTCAGGCGTCACCCCTAACCCTGTAAGGCTGGGACAGCTTTGCAGGTTCAGCCCTTATGTGCACCGGGGTCCATAGCCAAGATTTGATGCTTCATGCCATGGCCTCTGGCATCCATATGAATGTATACCCATCCCATGGTGGCTGTGCCATTCCTTGACACCCCAATTCCAGAAGCAGACGAGTCTGCTGGGTCCAGGCATCACTGTGGGAGCAATTTTAGCTCCCTGTAACCCCTATGCATGACCCCACCACTCCAGGACTGCGCATAGCATcagaacaggctgtccagggcagtggtggagtcactgtccctggatgtatttaaaagatgtgtaaatgggcccccaacacaagaggcaTGGGAAGCTGCTGGTGCAAggtcagaggaggccacggaggtgctgcaagggctggagcagttttgtctggagccaggctgagagagctgggctgcgtcagcttggagaagagaaggttccttAAGTGGAGACCTTAGAGAAGCTTCTAGTGCATAAAAGGactacaagaaacctgaagaggggctttggacaagggacaggccaaggggaatggctttaacctgcccgaggggagactgagatgagctcttaggcagaagctcttccctgtgagggtgctgaggcgctggcacagggtacccagagaagctgtggctgccccatccctgacagtgctcaaggccaggttggacacaggggcttggagcaagctgctccaggggaaggggtccctgcccgtggcaggggttggaaccggatgagatttaagatcccttccaacccaaagcagtctgattctatgatcctgtgattctgtgtgacaCTTAGgggacacggtttagtggtggacttggcagtgctgggttaatggttggactcgatgatcttaacggtcttttccaaactgagagattctatgattctgtgcccCTCTACCCCCCAGGACCCTTCCATGTCTCTGCATTCCCAAGGATGTTGCTGTTGCATTTTGTAGCCACATGCATTTTGGTTTTCACTCAAAGCAATGGAAACAAATCAAACAACCCCCTCGAACCCCTGTGGATTTGGGCAAGTTTGGGCGATTTTACATCAAACACTggctgcagctgaaatggccCTATGCCCTGGACCCTGGCTGTCCCCAGTTCCTGGATTTACTGCAGTTCCAGCCAGTCCATAGAAGCTGGTGCTTGTTTCCCCAGTGAGGACAAAGCCCCCATGGGGGTGCGTGTGCCAGGCAGGGG
The Lathamus discolor isolate bLatDis1 chromosome 14, bLatDis1.hap1, whole genome shotgun sequence genome window above contains:
- the LOC136021892 gene encoding septin-4-like isoform X2 → MIKRFLKEDSEEAELSQLLQDCPPVDSPRKVEPPESWQEPGHPLCGMGRLPPDVDERDARIFSRSQPLDVQQHITAPAPPSPNRPRSPWGQLDPYDSSEDDKEYVGFATLPNQVHRKSVKKGFDFTLMVAGESGLGKSTLINSLFLMDMYRDRKLLNAEERITQTVEIIKHMVDIEEKGVKLRLTIVDTPGFGDAVNNTECWKPVADYIDQQFEQYFRDESGLNRKNIQDNRVHCCIYFISPYGHGLRPLDVEFMRALHQRVNIVPVLAKADTLTPTEVQRMKNKIREDIDHYGIRLYQFPECDSDEDEEFKLQDQALKDSIPFAVIGSNTVVEAKGRRIRGRLYPWGIVEVENPSHSDFVKLRTMLVRTHMQDLKDVTQDIHYENYRRQCIQSMTRMVVKERNRNKLTRESGTDFPIPVIPSVPDAETEKLIREKDEELRRMQEMLQKIQKQMKDSH
- the LOC136021892 gene encoding septin-4-like isoform X1 yields the protein MATCPELQPGQEIKRFLKEDSEEAELSQLLQDCPPVDSPRKVEPPESWQEPGHPLCGMGRLPPDVDERDARIFSRSQPLDVQQHITAPAPPSPNRPRSPWGQLDPYDSSEDDKEYVGFATLPNQVHRKSVKKGFDFTLMVAGESGLGKSTLINSLFLMDMYRDRKLLNAEERITQTVEIIKHMVDIEEKGVKLRLTIVDTPGFGDAVNNTECWKPVADYIDQQFEQYFRDESGLNRKNIQDNRVHCCIYFISPYGHGLRPLDVEFMRALHQRVNIVPVLAKADTLTPTEVQRMKNKIREDIDHYGIRLYQFPECDSDEDEEFKLQDQALKDSIPFAVIGSNTVVEAKGRRIRGRLYPWGIVEVENPSHSDFVKLRTMLVRTHMQDLKDVTQDIHYENYRRQCIQSMTRMVVKERNRNKLTRESGTDFPIPVIPSVPDAETEKLIREKDEELRRMQEMLQKIQKQMKDSH
- the LOC136021892 gene encoding septin-4-like isoform X3; this translates as MATCPELQPGQEIKRFLKEDSEEAELSQLLQDCPPVDSPRKVEPPESWQEPGHPLCGMGRLPPDVDERDARIFSRSQPLDVQQHITAPAPPSPNRPRSPWGQLDPYDSSEDDKEYVGFATLPNQVHRKSVKKGFDFTLMVAGESGLGKSTLINSLFLMDMYRDRKLLNAEERITQTVEIIKHMVDIEEKGVKLRLTIVDTPGFGDAVNNTECWKPVADYIDQQFEQYFRDESGLNRKNIQDNRVHCCIYFISPYGHGLRPLDVEFMRALHQRVNIVPVLAKADTLTPTEVQRMKNKIREDIDHYGIRLYQFPECDSDEDEEFKLQDQALKDSIPFAVIGSNTVVEAKGRRIRGRLYPWGIVEVENPSHSDFVKLRTMLVRTHMQDLKDVTQDIHYENYRRQCIQSMTRMVVKERNRKQHPSALRLCCADCSAD